Proteins encoded within one genomic window of Halodesulfurarchaeum formicicum:
- a CDS encoding flagellar protein G: MAIVSSETLILFIAAVLVAGSVAGAMTGGVSQLSEALEDRSLDVSQEIRTDIEVISDPGSGQIYDDGTNTVTLLLKNTGSNTLSTDPTTVDTVIDGQYRTDQSIEILDATQWGPGSVARLTVSNVTLGTDTDHRVVLNVNGNRERFDFRT, from the coding sequence ATGGCGATCGTCTCCTCGGAGACGCTGATCCTGTTCATCGCGGCCGTGCTCGTGGCGGGAAGCGTCGCGGGGGCGATGACCGGCGGGGTGAGCCAGTTGAGCGAGGCACTCGAGGACCGAAGCCTCGATGTAAGCCAGGAGATCCGCACGGATATCGAGGTCATCAGCGATCCGGGGAGTGGCCAGATCTACGACGATGGGACCAACACCGTCACGCTCCTCCTCAAGAACACCGGCTCGAACACCCTCTCGACGGACCCGACCACGGTCGATACGGTGATCGACGGTCAGTACCGAACCGACCAATCGATCGAGATCCTCGATGCCACCCAGTGGGGGCCAGGGTCGGTCGCCCGTCTCACCGTCTCGAATGTCACCCTGGGAACGGACACCGACCACCGTGTCGTGCTGAACGTCAATGGCAACCGCGAACGCTTTGACTTCCGAACATGA
- a CDS encoding ATPase domain-containing protein — protein MSQHQRLYSLGLDERDRLNNELGGGIPRGSIVLVEGDYGAGKSALSQRLAYGLCDQDVSVTLLSTELTVTGFIDQMHSLSYGVEEHLLDERLLFLHADVDTGGNALRGGAKDDTNRKKLLKRLMEAEGMWEAEVVIIDTFDAILRNDPNFEALVRQNEERQAALEIISFFRDIVTQGKVIVLTVDPSTVDEEAIGPFRSIADVFLELQMAEVGNDVRRSIQVRRFAGMGEQVGDSIGFSVRSGTGIVIESRSVA, from the coding sequence ATGAGCCAACACCAACGCCTCTACTCGCTCGGCCTGGACGAACGCGATCGGCTCAACAACGAACTCGGCGGCGGGATTCCCCGTGGGAGCATCGTGCTCGTGGAGGGCGATTACGGGGCCGGCAAGAGCGCGTTGAGCCAGCGACTGGCCTACGGGCTCTGTGACCAAGATGTCTCCGTGACCCTGCTCTCGACTGAACTCACGGTCACGGGTTTCATCGACCAGATGCACTCCCTTTCCTATGGGGTCGAGGAACACCTGCTCGACGAACGGCTCCTCTTTCTCCACGCGGACGTGGACACCGGTGGCAACGCCCTCAGAGGCGGGGCCAAAGACGACACGAACCGGAAAAAGCTGCTCAAGCGGTTGATGGAGGCCGAAGGGATGTGGGAGGCCGAAGTGGTGATCATCGACACCTTCGACGCCATCCTCCGGAACGATCCGAACTTCGAAGCTCTGGTCCGCCAGAACGAGGAGCGACAGGCGGCCCTGGAGATCATCTCCTTCTTCCGGGATATCGTCACCCAGGGGAAGGTCATCGTCCTCACCGTCGACCCCTCGACGGTGGACGAGGAGGCGATCGGTCCCTTCCGATCGATCGCCGACGTGTTCCTGGAACTCCAGATGGCCGAGGTCGGCAACGACGTCCGGCGGTCGATCCAGGTGCGACGGTTTGCCGGGATGGGCGAACAGGTCGGCGACTCGATCGGGTTCTCGGTTCGGTCGGGGACCGGAATCGTCATCGAGAGCCGGAGCGTGGCTTGA